In Methanocaldococcus sp., the sequence CGTATTTAATTGCTATATCTTTCATAATTTTATCAATATCCTTTATTCCCAAATCTTTCAATCCTATAATTTCTATATGTTTTGCTCCTTTTGATTTTACATTAATTCCTAAGTGTATCTTTGAAGAAACAATTCCTTTACAGGCAATACATACAGACAGTTTTTTGTTATTATAGTATAAATCATCTCCATCTCTTCTCAGTTTTAAATTACAGTAATCTTCAATAATTTCTTTAGTTATGCAAACTAACAATCTTTGCCTTAAATATATTGTCTTTAAATCTATGTTATCAAAATGCTCTATAACAAAATTTATGGCATCTTCTGATTTTATTGGTATGTCTATATCCTTTTCTCTTTTAACATCTTTTAAATCCTTCATATTATCAATTGGAACTTCCATTTTACCTCTAAAAACAACTATGTTATCTTTTTGAACATCAAAGGTTTTAAAAGCCCATAACGGCTCTATCTCTCTTCCAGTATAATTTAGTTTATCTTTAACAAAAATTATTGTTATATAATCAGTGTCAAAAATCTCAAAGTTCATAAAATCACCAAATAAAAAATTCTATATTAATCATTTACTAAAAAGGTTCTAATTAGTAAGTAACTACAAAGAATTACAACCATTCCAATTATTGAACTAACCATTTTACCGTTTAAACCATATAGATAGTTTATAAGTCCAGAACTTCCATATAGTATAACAATTAACAGTATTATTGAGTACATTATTGTCCCAACTATTAAAGAACCAATCACTATTTTAAATTTTTTAAATTCTTTGACAGCCCTTGATTCATCATCAAAACAGGCTCCAAGATAGTTAAACAATAATATTAATAACAATATAAAAGCGAATAATAAAAATGATATTAATGGTCTGAACTTAGAAGGAATATTTAGATTAGGTTCTATAAATATTAGATAATAAATAACACATAAATACCCAAACAATCCTCCAATAATTGTTCCAATTACTGTAAAAATTCCAATATTAAATTTTGAAGCTTTTTTATCCATAATACCCACCTAAAAAAATAAAAATTTAAATAAATTAAGACAACCTTATCTCTTTATGGATTACCCACATTTAGCCAATCCCAAAGAGTGTA encodes:
- a CDS encoding DUF366 family protein — translated: MNFEIFDTDYITIIFVKDKLNYTGREIEPLWAFKTFDVQKDNIVVFRGKMEVPIDNMKDLKDVKREKDIDIPIKSEDAINFVIEHFDNIDLKTIYLRQRLLVCITKEIIEDYCNLKLRRDGDDLYYNNKKLSVCIACKGIVSSKIHLGINVKSKGAKHIEIIGLKDLGIKDIDKIMKDIAIKYAKEMNKIEKDIRKTLPLY